Proteins from a genomic interval of Phocoena phocoena chromosome 20, mPhoPho1.1, whole genome shotgun sequence:
- the DPEP1 gene encoding dipeptidase 1: protein MWASWWFWPLVAVCTADQFRDTAERIMQSTPVIDGHNDLPWQLLKLFNNQLQDPRANLTSLAHTHTNIPKLRAGFVGAQFWSAYTPCDTQNKDAVKRTLEQIDVIHRMCWLYPETFLCVTNSTGIRQAFREGKVASLVGVEGGHSIDSSLGVLRALYHLGMRYLTLTHSCNTPWADNWLVDTGVDEARSQGLSLFGQSVVKEMNRLGIIIDLAHASMATMKAVLQLSKAPVVFSHSSAYSVCQHRRNVPNDVLQLVKQTGSLVMVNFYSDYVSCRAEANLSQVADHLDHIKKVAGAGAVGLGGDYDGVSRLPSGLKDVSKYPDLAAELLRRQWTEAEVKGVLADNLLRVFEAVEQASSHTQAPGEEPIPLGQLEASCRTSYGYSGAPSLHLQPGTLLASLALLVLCLCRL, encoded by the exons ATGTGGGCCAGCTGGTGGTTCTGGCCCCTGGTGGCCGTCTGCACCGCGGACCAGTTCCGGGACACAGCGGAGCGCATAATGCAGAGCACGCCTGTCATTGACGG GCACAATGACCTGCCCTGGCAGCTGCTGAAACTGTTCAACAATCAGCTTCAGGACCCGAGGGCCAACCTGACCAGCCTGGCCCACACGCACACCAACATCCCCAAGCTGAGGGCTGGCTTTGTGGGTGCCCAG TTCTGGTCTGCGTACACGCCCTGCGACACCCAGAACAAGGATGCCGTGAAGAGGACGCTGGAGCAGATCGACGTCATCCACCGCATGTGCTGGTTGTACCCCGAGACCTTCCTGTGTGTCACCAACAGCACAG GCATCCGGCAGGCCTTCCGGGAGGGAAAGGTGGCCAGTCTGGTCGGCGTGGAGGGCGGCCACTCCATCGACAGCAGCCTGGGTGTCCTGCGGGCGCTCTACCACCTGGGCATGCGGTACCTGACTCTCACCCACAGCTGCAACACGCCCTG GGCCGACAACTGGCTGGTGGACACGGGAGTGGACGAGGCCCGCAGCCAAGGCCTGTCACTCTTTGGGCAG AGTGTCGTGAAGGAGATGAACCGACTGGGCATCATCATCGACTTGGCCCATGCGTCCATGGCCACCATGAAGGCCGTGCTGCAGCTGTCCAAGGCCCCCGTGGTCTTCAGCCACTCCTCGGCCTACAGTGTGTGCCAGCACCGGCGCAACGTGCCCAACGACGTGCTCCAGCTGGTG AAGCAGACGGGCAGCCTGGTGATGGTGAACTTCTACAGTGACTACGTTTCCTGCAGAGCGGAGGCCAACTTGTCCCAAGTGGCAG ATCACCTGGACCACATCAAGAAGGTGGCAGGGGCCGGAGCCGTGGGCTTGGGTGGGGACTACGATGGTGTGTCCAG GCTTCCCTCGGGGCTTAAGGACGTGTCCAAGTATCCAGACCTGGCTGCCGAGCTGCTGAGGAGACAGTGGACCGAGGCAGAGGTCAAGGGCGTCCTGGCAGACAACCTGCTGAGGGTCTTCGAGGCGGTGGAGCAG GCGAGCAGTCACACACAGGCTCCCGGCGAGGAGCCCATCCCCTTGGGCCAGCTGGAGGCCTCCTGCAGGACCAGCTATGGCTACTCAGGGGCCCCCAGCCTCCACCTCCAGCCGGGGACCCTGCTGGCCTCCCTTGCACTCCTCGTCCTCTGCCTGTGTCGCCTCTGA